GAATAAATAAAGGAGGAAGGAATGAGATGAATTTAGAATGCAAAAAAGAGATAGAGATGTCTTTAGAAAACTCAAAAGAAGTAAAAAAAGGACTTACAGGTTTTCAAATTAAGTTAATTGCCCTTGTTTTCATGTTATTAGACCATATTTATTACTTTTTTGAGTTTACAGGGAAAGTACCGCTTGTATTTTCTTGGATTGGGAGATTAGCCGGTGGATTATTTCTATTTACTATGGTAGAAGGCTATAGTCATACTTCTAACAAAAAGAAATATTTTTCAAGAATATACTTTTTATCAGTAGCAATGGGAGTTTTGAGATACTTCTTTGAGCTTATACCAAGGTTGCAAAGGGGAGATGGTTTCTTCCCTATGAATGGGATATTATCAACTTTTGCTGTATTGATTGTTATGTTTAGAGGAATAGACTATTTAAAAGAAAAGAAGATATTGAGGGGACTGTTACTGCTAATAGTATTATTTATTCCACCATATTTTATGCTCTTAATGCCAAGCACTTTGCAGCCTTTTATGCTGTTTTTGATCTATACGGTTTTGCCATCACCTATGTGGGTTGAAGGTGGTTTGTTCTTAATAATCTCTGGTTTAATTATGTATATATTTAGAGGCAATAGAAAACTCCAATGTACATTATAT
This genomic window from Tepidimicrobium xylanilyticum contains:
- a CDS encoding TraX family protein codes for the protein MNLECKKEIEMSLENSKEVKKGLTGFQIKLIALVFMLLDHIYYFFEFTGKVPLVFSWIGRLAGGLFLFTMVEGYSHTSNKKKYFSRIYFLSVAMGVLRYFFELIPRLQRGDGFFPMNGILSTFAVLIVMFRGIDYLKEKKILRGLLLLIVLFIPPYFMLLMPSTLQPFMLFLIYTVLPSPMWVEGGLFLIISGLIMYIFRGNRKLQCTLYALFILAWMVGIPLMYLRPISLKMMFIHYYEWMGVFAIIFMCLYNGEKGRAMKKLFYAFYPAHIYILYGLSILLYNIMH